CCGGATCTGCCGCAGGGCTATCAGATCTCGCAGCTTTACCACCCCATCGTCGGCGAAGGTGAAGTGATTGTGGATATGGGTCCGGGTGTGGCGCGCAAGGTGCGCATCGAACGCATCCACCTTGAACAGGACGCGGGCAAGTCGGTTCACGACATGGACCCGAACATGTCCTTCGTGGATCTGAACCGTACCGGCGTTGCCTTGATGGAAATCGTATCGCGCCCCGACATTCGTGGACCCGAGGAAGCTGCGGCTTATGTCACCAAGATGCGCCAATTGCTGCGCTATCTGGGCACCTGTGATGGCAACATGCAGAACGGCAACATGCGCGCGGACGTGAACGTCTCGGTCTGTCGTCCCGGTCAGTACGAAAAATACATGGAAACGCAGGACTTCGGCCATCTGGGCACGCGGTGCGAGATCAAGAACATGAACTCGATGCGTTTCATTCAGGCCGCGATTGATTACGAGGCGAAGCGCCAGATCGCCATTCTGGAAGATGGTGGCGAAGTGGTGCAGGAAACGCGCCTGTATGACGCGGACAAGAACGAGACACGCTCGATGCGCTCGAAGGAAGAAGCGCATGACTATCGTTACTTCCCCTGCCCCGACCTGCTGCCGCTGGAAATCGAGCAAGATTGGGTCGATGACATCGCCAAGACGCTGCCCGAACTTCCCGACGAGAAAAAGGCACGCTTCGTAACTGAATTTGGTCTGTCGGAATATGATGCAGATGTCTTGACCGCCGAAGCCGAAAACGCCGCCTTCTTCGAAGAAGTGGCCGCCGGCAATGATGGCAAGCTGGCCGCCAACTGGGTCATCAACGAGCTGTTTGGCCGTCTGAAAAAAGAAGATCACTCGATCAAGGAAAGCCCGGTCAGCCCCGCACAGCTGGGTGGTATCATCGGCCTGATCGCCAAAGGCGACATCTCGGGCAAGATCGCCAAGGATCTGTTCGAAATCGTGTATACCGAAGGTGGCGACCCGGCCGAGATCGTGGAGGCGCGCGGCATGAAACAGGTCACCGACACCGGTGCCATCGAAGCCGCCGTGGACGAAGTGATCGCCGCCAACCCCGCGCAGGTCGAGAAGGCCAAACAGAACCCGAAACTGGTCGGCTTCTTCGTTGGTCAGGTGATGAAAGCCACCGGCGGCAAGGCCAACCCCAAAGCGGTAAACGATCTGGTGACAGCCAAACTGGGTCTCTAAGCCACATCACAAGTAGAATTGAAAGCCGGGCCGCATCGTGGTCCGGCTTTTTTCGTGCGCGACACGTACACGTCGCTTTTGCTCTAGTTCGACACCGCCAGACCAGACACTCTGGTCCAGAACCAAATGCGGAGCGTGAGATGGCAAACGAAACAATGACGGGTGTGATCCTGACCGGGCATGGCGACTATGACCAACTGTCTTATCGCGACGACTTGAGCGTTCCGACGCCCGGCCCCGGCGAGGTGCAAATCCGCGTGGCAGCAGCGGCGGTGAACAACACAGACCTGAACACGCGCCTTGCATGGTATTCCAAGGGCGACAGCGACGCCGAGGATGCAAGCTGGAGCGGCAATGCCCTGAAGCTTCCCTTGATCCAAGGGGCCGATGTGTGCGGCCACATCTCGGCCGTGGGCGAAGGCGTCGACCCGGCCCGGATCGGCGAACGTGTGTTGATCGAGCCCAGCCTGCGCGAACCAAATGCAGCCCCAGACACGGCGAAGTAT
The Aliiroseovarius pelagivivens DNA segment above includes these coding regions:
- the gatB gene encoding Asp-tRNA(Asn)/Glu-tRNA(Gln) amidotransferase subunit GatB; translated protein: MLDHLAYESPQPKVIAGAKDDWELVIGMEIHAQVSSNAKLFSGASTKFGAEPNSNVAFVDSAMPGMLPVINEFCVEQAVRTGLGLKAEINLFSAFDRKNYFYPDLPQGYQISQLYHPIVGEGEVIVDMGPGVARKVRIERIHLEQDAGKSVHDMDPNMSFVDLNRTGVALMEIVSRPDIRGPEEAAAYVTKMRQLLRYLGTCDGNMQNGNMRADVNVSVCRPGQYEKYMETQDFGHLGTRCEIKNMNSMRFIQAAIDYEAKRQIAILEDGGEVVQETRLYDADKNETRSMRSKEEAHDYRYFPCPDLLPLEIEQDWVDDIAKTLPELPDEKKARFVTEFGLSEYDADVLTAEAENAAFFEEVAAGNDGKLAANWVINELFGRLKKEDHSIKESPVSPAQLGGIIGLIAKGDISGKIAKDLFEIVYTEGGDPAEIVEARGMKQVTDTGAIEAAVDEVIAANPAQVEKAKQNPKLVGFFVGQVMKATGGKANPKAVNDLVTAKLGL